The following are encoded in a window of Kitasatospora fiedleri genomic DNA:
- a CDS encoding NADH-quinone oxidoreductase subunit C: MTDTPDTPDTSGTPERAPEPTPAERTAAAVGPWATAAEAYDLLTVDVPAEHWIEALTAARDTLGLTFLDWLSAVDDLDRGFAVCAHLAAVGEPGGVRRLLLRTRVPREKAALPTAVGVYAGAAWHERETLEMFGIEFPGHPHPVTLLLPDGFEGHPLRKDFVLAARVAKDWPGAKEPGESAEHGGPARRKMQPAGVPDPNEWGPLKGTLPPVAERPARGARAGAAAGVDRPRRTRSVETGSASQAAPAAGAAPETPPVRADRPRRTRSVGEGSVSQATPETPAEQPEPPRRAARTQSSDAPWHAPVPAHDEKPEPGRAEPEQAEQAGPVKPGQPQAGRAEQAGSAKSEQVEQAEQRGSAKPERPQAGQAGSVKSEQAEQAGQAEQAGSAKPEQAEQAGSVKPEQAEQRESAKPERPGPEPESVPEQAEQPGSAQPEQPQAEQPGSVESGQLRSAGSGRAEPQQSQPESAQPEPGRAKSGQVEQAQSAEPEQSRPEQPQPESAQPESGPAQSERSEQPERSEQPQSEQSQPEHPIEQDGDSA, encoded by the coding sequence GTGACCGACACCCCGGACACCCCGGACACCTCCGGGACGCCCGAGCGGGCACCGGAGCCGACCCCCGCCGAGCGCACCGCCGCGGCCGTCGGCCCCTGGGCGACCGCCGCCGAGGCGTACGACCTGCTCACCGTCGACGTGCCCGCCGAGCACTGGATCGAGGCGCTCACCGCCGCCCGCGACACCCTCGGCCTGACCTTCCTGGACTGGCTGAGCGCCGTCGACGACCTCGACCGGGGCTTCGCGGTCTGCGCGCACCTGGCCGCCGTCGGCGAGCCCGGCGGCGTGCGCCGGCTGCTGCTGCGCACCCGGGTGCCGCGCGAGAAGGCCGCGCTGCCCACCGCCGTCGGGGTGTACGCCGGTGCCGCCTGGCACGAGCGGGAGACCCTGGAGATGTTCGGCATCGAGTTCCCGGGCCACCCGCACCCCGTCACCCTGCTGCTGCCGGACGGCTTCGAGGGCCACCCGCTGCGCAAGGACTTCGTGCTGGCCGCCCGGGTCGCCAAGGACTGGCCCGGCGCCAAGGAGCCCGGCGAGTCCGCCGAGCACGGCGGCCCGGCCCGGCGCAAGATGCAGCCCGCCGGCGTCCCCGACCCGAACGAGTGGGGCCCGCTCAAGGGCACCCTGCCGCCGGTCGCCGAACGCCCCGCCCGCGGCGCACGGGCCGGCGCGGCCGCCGGCGTCGACCGACCGCGCCGCACCCGCAGCGTCGAGACGGGCTCCGCGAGCCAGGCCGCCCCGGCCGCCGGCGCCGCCCCCGAGACCCCGCCGGTCCGCGCCGACCGACCGCGCCGCACCCGCAGCGTCGGCGAGGGCTCCGTCAGCCAGGCGACCCCCGAGACCCCGGCCGAACAGCCCGAGCCCCCGCGCCGCGCCGCCCGCACCCAGTCGTCCGACGCCCCGTGGCACGCGCCCGTCCCGGCCCACGACGAGAAGCCCGAGCCTGGGCGGGCGGAGCCTGAACAGGCCGAGCAGGCTGGGCCGGTGAAGCCGGGACAGCCGCAGGCCGGGCGGGCTGAGCAGGCCGGGTCGGCAAAGTCCGAGCAGGTCGAGCAGGCTGAGCAGCGCGGGTCGGCGAAGCCGGAACGGCCGCAGGCTGGGCAGGCCGGATCGGTGAAAAGCGAGCAGGCCGAGCAGGCCGGGCAGGCTGAGCAGGCCGGGTCGGCAAAGCCTGAACAGGCCGAGCAGGCTGGGTCGGTGAAGCCCGAGCAGGCCGAGCAGCGTGAGTCGGCGAAGCCGGAACGGCCGGGGCCGGAGCCGGAATCCGTGCCGGAGCAGGCCGAGCAGCCCGGTTCGGCGCAGCCGGAACAGCCGCAGGCTGAGCAGCCCGGGTCGGTGGAGAGCGGGCAGCTCAGGTCGGCAGGGTCCGGGCGGGCGGAGCCGCAGCAGTCGCAACCCGAGTCGGCGCAGCCGGAGCCCGGGCGGGCGAAGTCGGGGCAGGTTGAGCAGGCCCAATCGGCGGAGCCGGAGCAGTCGCGGCCCGAACAGCCGCAGCCCGAGTCGGCGCAGCCGGAGTCCGGGCCGGCGCAGTCGGAGCGGTCCGAGCAGCCCGAGCGGTCGGAACAGCCGCAGTCGGAACAGTCGCAGCCCGAGCACCCCATCGAGCAGGACGGAGACAGCGCGTGA
- a CDS encoding NADH-quinone oxidoreductase subunit B gives MDVTHSHGTPGSGPVPLGIPDPARPGAAVEQRRLGPLARLAPDPVKVVLNWGRRYSLWCFNFGLACCAIEFIAASMAKHDFIRMGVIPFAPGPRQADLMIVSGTVTDKMAPAVKRLYEQMPEPKYVISFGACANSGGPYWDSYSVTKGVDQIIPVDVYVPGCPPRPEALLQGILKLQEKIAAEDVPQRYTAPAAALGRPLRTAPGEEGQ, from the coding sequence ATGGACGTGACGCACTCGCACGGGACGCCCGGCTCCGGCCCCGTCCCGCTCGGCATCCCCGACCCGGCCCGCCCGGGCGCCGCCGTCGAGCAACGCCGCCTCGGCCCGCTGGCCCGGCTCGCCCCGGACCCGGTCAAGGTGGTGCTCAACTGGGGCCGCCGCTACAGCCTCTGGTGCTTCAACTTCGGACTGGCCTGCTGCGCGATCGAGTTCATCGCCGCGTCGATGGCCAAGCACGACTTCATCCGGATGGGTGTCATCCCGTTCGCGCCCGGCCCCCGGCAGGCCGACCTGATGATCGTCTCGGGCACCGTCACCGACAAGATGGCCCCCGCCGTCAAGCGCCTGTACGAGCAGATGCCCGAACCGAAGTACGTCATCTCCTTCGGCGCCTGCGCCAACTCCGGCGGCCCGTACTGGGACTCGTACTCCGTCACCAAGGGCGTCGACCAGATCATCCCGGTCGACGTCTACGTGCCCGGCTGCCCGCCCCGGCCCGAGGCGCTGCTCCAGGGCATCCTCAAGCTCCAGGAGAAGATCGCCGCCGAGGACGTGCCGCAGCGCTACACCGCGCCCGCCGCCGCGCTGGGCCGCCCGCTGCGCACCGCGCCCGGGGAGGAGGGGCAGTGA
- a CDS encoding NADH-quinone oxidoreductase subunit A yields the protein MEWQPLAADPAAGSGYFDAYAAIGLLAVIGVLFVVVAFTANRLLRPVVDTPEKLLAYECGVDPVGEGWAHTQIRYYVYAFLYVIFAVDAIYLFPWATVFAAAGFGAATLVEMFVFIGFLAVGLLYAWKKGVLEWT from the coding sequence ATGGAGTGGCAGCCGCTCGCTGCCGACCCCGCCGCCGGCAGCGGCTACTTCGACGCCTACGCGGCGATCGGTCTGCTGGCGGTCATCGGCGTCCTCTTCGTCGTGGTGGCCTTCACCGCGAACCGCCTGCTGCGACCGGTGGTCGACACCCCCGAGAAGCTGCTCGCCTACGAGTGCGGGGTCGACCCGGTCGGCGAGGGCTGGGCGCACACCCAGATCCGGTACTACGTCTACGCCTTCCTCTACGTGATCTTCGCGGTCGACGCGATCTACCTGTTCCCGTGGGCCACGGTGTTCGCCGCCGCCGGCTTCGGGGCGGCCACGCTGGTGGAGATGTTCGTCTTCATCGGGTTCCTCGCGGTCGGACTGCTCTACGCCTGGAAGAAGGGCGTTCTGGAATGGACGTGA
- a CDS encoding sensor histidine kinase, translating into MEDEAKRPSLYGARLWREVRNSLLNLPIGVVGFAVTAVLLTAGLGLAVTVIGLPLLAFGLGCCRQLGRLARVRARAELGSAVAEPEPLRPSRAGPAGRVTASLADGLGWRSALYCVVLLIWGILSFTLTLVLLVVGWPVLPWAMRAIGAVSRWLVEVLLAPGALAERVRELEDDRGVVVDTAAADLRRIERDLHDGAQARLVALAMDLGLAKEKLTEDPAAARQMVDAAHGEVKLALRELRDLARGIHPAVLTDRGLDAALSSVAARCTLPGGVRVHVELGGERPDSAVEGIAYFTVSELLTNASKHSGARTASVDVWRQDDRLMLTVRDDGRGGARVHPGGGLAGLVERAESVDGVFVVESPAEGPTSVTVELPWHTRAGHRG; encoded by the coding sequence ATGGAGGACGAGGCGAAGCGCCCGTCGTTGTACGGGGCACGGCTGTGGCGGGAGGTGCGGAACTCGCTGCTGAACCTGCCGATCGGGGTGGTCGGGTTCGCCGTGACGGCGGTGCTGCTGACGGCCGGGCTGGGCCTGGCGGTGACGGTGATCGGGCTGCCGCTGCTGGCCTTCGGGCTGGGCTGTTGCCGCCAGCTCGGGCGGCTGGCCCGGGTCCGGGCGCGGGCCGAGCTGGGCAGTGCGGTCGCCGAGCCGGAGCCGCTGCGCCCGAGCCGGGCCGGGCCGGCCGGCCGAGTGACGGCCTCGCTGGCCGACGGGCTGGGCTGGCGCTCGGCGCTGTACTGCGTGGTGCTGCTGATCTGGGGGATTCTCAGCTTCACGCTGACGCTGGTGCTGCTGGTGGTCGGCTGGCCGGTGCTGCCCTGGGCGATGCGGGCGATCGGCGCGGTCTCCCGGTGGCTGGTGGAGGTGCTGCTGGCGCCGGGCGCGCTGGCCGAGCGGGTCCGCGAGCTGGAGGACGACCGGGGCGTGGTGGTCGACACCGCCGCGGCCGACCTGCGCCGGATCGAACGGGACCTGCACGACGGCGCGCAGGCCCGGCTGGTCGCGCTGGCAATGGACCTGGGCCTGGCCAAGGAGAAGCTGACGGAGGACCCGGCGGCGGCCCGGCAGATGGTCGACGCGGCGCACGGCGAGGTCAAGCTGGCCCTGCGGGAGCTGCGCGACCTGGCCCGCGGCATCCACCCCGCGGTGCTCACCGACCGCGGGCTGGACGCGGCGCTCTCCTCGGTCGCGGCCCGCTGCACGCTGCCCGGCGGCGTCCGGGTGCACGTCGAGCTGGGCGGCGAGCGGCCGGACTCCGCGGTCGAGGGCATCGCCTACTTCACCGTCAGCGAGCTGCTGACCAACGCCTCCAAGCACTCCGGCGCCCGCACCGCCTCGGTGGACGTCTGGCGCCAGGACGACCGGCTGATGCTGACGGTGCGGGACGACGGCCGCGGCGGGGCCCGGGTGCACCCCGGCGGCGGGCTGGCCGGCCTGGTCGAGCGCGCCGAGTCGGTGGACGGCGTGTTCGTGGTGGAGAGCCCGGCGGAGGGCCCGACCTCGGTGACGGTCGAGCTGCCGTGGCACACCCGGGCCGGCCACCGGGGCTGA
- a CDS encoding S1C family serine protease has product MPAGPRPTGPKLWLGPVAALASAALLLTGCSSSGSGSSSTAAASSSSSAPAPSSSNQLEQDYQQVISQVLPSVVQITAGDSLGSGIVFDDKGDIVTNAHVVGTATTFTVTLANSTKPLDAALVGSYPDSDLAVIRLNNPPGGLKPAAFADSAKVAVGQITLAMGSPLGLSSSVTQGIVSAVGRTVSEPKTTDSPGATIGNMVQTSAAINPGNSGGALVNLSSQVIGINTLTAVDPELNGSAAPGIGFAIPAATVTSIAGQLIKDGKVSNSGRAALGVTVRPYFDANFQPAGAAVVSVVDGGPAASAGLQAGDVITKVGDTAITSPSALTTALASQSPGAKVTVGYQRDGQDKSAEVTLGTL; this is encoded by the coding sequence ATCCCGGCCGGCCCCCGGCCGACCGGGCCCAAGCTGTGGCTCGGGCCCGTGGCGGCGCTCGCCTCGGCGGCGCTGCTGCTGACCGGCTGCTCCAGCTCCGGCTCCGGCTCCAGCTCCACCGCGGCGGCCAGCAGTTCCTCGTCCGCGCCCGCCCCCTCCAGCAGCAACCAGCTGGAGCAGGACTACCAGCAGGTGATCTCCCAGGTGCTGCCCTCGGTGGTGCAGATCACCGCCGGGGACAGCCTCGGCTCCGGGATCGTCTTCGACGACAAGGGCGACATCGTCACCAACGCGCACGTGGTCGGCACCGCCACCACCTTCACCGTGACGCTGGCCAACAGCACCAAGCCGCTGGACGCCGCGCTGGTCGGCAGCTACCCGGACTCCGACCTCGCGGTGATCAGGCTCAACAACCCGCCCGGCGGCCTCAAGCCCGCCGCCTTCGCGGACAGCGCCAAGGTCGCGGTCGGGCAGATCACGCTGGCGATGGGCAGCCCGCTCGGCCTGTCCAGCAGCGTCACCCAGGGCATCGTCTCGGCGGTCGGGCGGACGGTCAGCGAGCCCAAGACCACCGACTCGCCGGGCGCCACCATCGGCAACATGGTGCAGACCTCGGCCGCGATCAACCCCGGCAACAGCGGCGGCGCGCTGGTCAACCTCTCCAGCCAGGTGATCGGGATCAACACGCTCACCGCCGTCGACCCGGAGCTGAACGGCTCGGCCGCGCCCGGCATCGGCTTCGCCATCCCCGCCGCCACCGTGACGAGCATCGCCGGCCAGCTGATCAAGGACGGCAAGGTCAGCAACTCCGGCCGGGCCGCGCTCGGGGTGACCGTCCGCCCGTACTTCGACGCGAACTTCCAGCCGGCCGGCGCCGCGGTGGTCTCGGTGGTCGACGGCGGCCCGGCCGCCTCGGCCGGCCTCCAGGCGGGCGACGTGATCACCAAGGTCGGCGACACCGCGATCACCAGCCCCTCCGCGCTGACCACCGCGCTGGCCTCGCAGAGCCCCGGTGCCAAGGTCACCGTCGGCTACCAGCGGGACGGGCAGGACAAGAGCGCGGAGGTCACCCTCGGGACGCTGTAG
- the galE gene encoding UDP-glucose 4-epimerase GalE: MTWLITGGAGYIGGHVVKELAGAGEPVVVLDDLSSGSADRLPAGVPLVEGSTLDRPLLDKVIAEHGVTGILHIAAKKQVGESVSEPLHYYRENVEGLRLVLEAAAAGGVRRILLSSSAAVYGMPDVDLVTESTPCAPINPYGETKLIGEWLLNASATAYGMSTVALRYFNVAGAATPELSDEGVTNLVPMVFERLAAGRAPLVFGADYPTPDGTCVRDFIHVSDIASAHLAAVRRLNAAGPDERVNLTLNIGRGEGVSVREMLAEIAEVTGIDTAAEIAPRRPGDPARVVAAADLIRRELGWSARYDVREMVASAWAGWQHRHP; the protein is encoded by the coding sequence ATGACCTGGTTGATCACCGGCGGTGCCGGTTACATCGGCGGACACGTAGTCAAGGAACTGGCCGGGGCGGGCGAGCCGGTAGTCGTCCTGGACGACCTGAGCAGCGGTTCGGCCGACCGCCTGCCCGCCGGGGTCCCCCTGGTGGAGGGCTCCACCCTGGACCGGCCGCTGCTGGACAAGGTGATCGCCGAGCACGGGGTGACCGGCATCCTGCACATCGCCGCCAAGAAGCAGGTCGGCGAGTCGGTCAGCGAGCCGCTGCACTACTACCGGGAGAACGTCGAGGGCCTGCGCCTGGTCCTGGAGGCCGCGGCGGCCGGCGGCGTGCGCCGGATTCTGCTCTCCTCCTCCGCCGCCGTCTACGGCATGCCGGACGTCGACCTGGTCACCGAGTCCACCCCGTGCGCGCCGATCAACCCGTACGGCGAGACCAAGCTGATCGGTGAGTGGCTGCTGAACGCCTCCGCCACCGCCTACGGGATGTCCACCGTGGCGCTGCGCTACTTCAACGTGGCGGGCGCGGCCACCCCGGAGCTGTCCGACGAGGGCGTCACCAACCTGGTCCCGATGGTGTTCGAGCGGCTGGCGGCCGGCCGGGCCCCGCTGGTCTTCGGCGCCGACTACCCGACCCCGGACGGCACCTGCGTCCGGGACTTCATCCACGTCTCGGACATCGCCTCCGCCCACCTGGCGGCGGTCCGCCGGCTGAACGCGGCCGGGCCGGACGAGCGGGTCAACCTGACCCTGAACATCGGCCGCGGCGAGGGCGTCTCGGTGCGGGAGATGCTCGCCGAGATCGCCGAGGTCACCGGCATCGACACGGCCGCCGAGATCGCCCCGCGCCGCCCCGGCGACCCGGCCCGGGTGGTGGCCGCCGCCGACCTGATCCGGCGGGAGCTCGGCTGGAGCGCCCGGTACGACGTGCGCGAGATGGTCGCCTCCGCCTGGGCCGGCTGGCAGCACCGCCACCCGTAG
- a CDS encoding serine/threonine-protein kinase, translated as MDQLTAHDPRRIGPFEVLARLGAGGMGLVYLARSASGRRVAIKTVRTELAEDNLFRVRFAREIAAAKTVGGFYTAAVVDADADAAVPWLATAYVPAPSLEDLVTDCGPLPADAVRWLTAGIAEALQSIHAAGLVHRDLKPSNVLVVEDGPRVIDFGIAAGVSSTRLTMTNVAVGTPAYMSPEQARDSRSVTGASDVFSLGSLVVFCATGHPPYRGSNPVETVFQLLRDQPDLSGLPVELVDLVRACMRPTPEHRPTPAQIQAELAPHLFSRADASGEAGDWLPPAALDLIEAKRSSRRPVSAQQPPARPQPQQPQLALPAQPVGPPPLPGAPAPVGAAGPASEAEVVTERVRPHRRPPVGDPGGDGEIRLPGAHVPIGPGPRAEPAAPTPAPVGTDWVRRSSAPSAAPPQPAARWRPWRFRMSNDVWGTPVVADGVLFASSFEVHALDIGSGERRWKTRDVAWALAVDAGRVHAADGPHLYTVDAADGTERWRHSLDGWVYALDAADGVLCCGVRGGGVQLRAAATGAELWRADDAQQEYENPQSGPALVGGAAYYQGGGRLHCVDPRGGGVRWSVPLGGKVPSRPVEQGGVLYVTSGQRVHALDAATGAEHWRFDAPVALFTPPAVDGRAVYVADYLGTLYALDAATGHGRWRAATAARQGAEPAVVADGTVLLGSGDTLFAFEAAGGRERWRYTTRGDLVGSPAVAEGLVHLGSRDHSLHTLELATGRLRWELGTKGELTGSPVAVGGRVFVGSKDRCVYALDSFYGTAVPQ; from the coding sequence GTGGACCAGCTGACGGCGCACGATCCGAGGCGGATCGGGCCCTTCGAAGTGCTGGCCCGGCTCGGCGCGGGCGGCATGGGCCTGGTGTACCTGGCCCGGTCGGCCTCGGGACGCCGGGTGGCCATCAAGACCGTCCGCACCGAGCTGGCCGAGGACAACCTGTTCCGGGTCCGCTTCGCCCGCGAGATCGCCGCCGCCAAGACGGTCGGCGGCTTCTACACCGCCGCCGTGGTGGACGCCGACGCCGACGCGGCCGTCCCGTGGCTGGCCACCGCGTACGTGCCCGCGCCCTCGCTGGAGGACCTGGTCACCGACTGCGGGCCGCTGCCCGCCGACGCGGTGCGCTGGCTGACCGCGGGCATCGCCGAGGCGCTGCAGTCCATCCACGCCGCGGGCCTGGTCCACCGTGACCTCAAGCCGTCCAACGTGCTGGTGGTCGAGGACGGACCCCGGGTGATCGACTTCGGCATCGCCGCCGGGGTCTCCAGCACCCGGCTCACCATGACCAACGTCGCGGTCGGCACGCCCGCCTACATGTCGCCCGAGCAGGCCCGGGACAGCCGCAGCGTCACCGGTGCCAGCGACGTGTTCTCGCTCGGCTCGCTGGTGGTGTTCTGCGCCACCGGGCACCCGCCCTACCGCGGCTCCAACCCGGTCGAGACGGTGTTCCAGCTGCTGCGCGACCAGCCCGACCTGTCCGGGCTGCCGGTCGAGCTGGTCGACCTGGTCCGGGCCTGCATGCGGCCCACGCCCGAGCACCGGCCCACGCCCGCCCAGATCCAGGCCGAGCTGGCCCCGCACCTGTTCTCCCGGGCCGACGCCTCCGGCGAGGCGGGGGACTGGCTGCCGCCCGCCGCGCTCGACCTGATCGAGGCTAAGCGCAGCAGCAGACGTCCCGTCAGCGCCCAGCAGCCCCCGGCCCGGCCGCAGCCCCAGCAGCCCCAGCTGGCGCTGCCGGCCCAGCCGGTCGGGCCGCCGCCGCTGCCGGGCGCCCCGGCCCCGGTCGGCGCCGCCGGGCCGGCCTCCGAGGCCGAGGTGGTCACCGAGCGGGTGCGCCCGCACCGGCGGCCGCCGGTCGGCGACCCGGGTGGCGACGGCGAGATCCGGCTGCCCGGCGCGCACGTGCCGATAGGGCCCGGGCCGCGGGCCGAACCGGCCGCGCCGACGCCCGCCCCGGTCGGCACCGACTGGGTGCGCCGCAGCTCCGCGCCGTCCGCCGCCCCGCCGCAGCCCGCCGCGCGCTGGCGGCCCTGGCGGTTCCGGATGTCGAACGACGTGTGGGGCACCCCGGTGGTCGCCGACGGCGTCCTGTTCGCCTCCAGCTTCGAGGTGCACGCGCTGGACATCGGCTCCGGCGAGCGCCGCTGGAAGACCCGGGACGTGGCCTGGGCGCTGGCCGTCGACGCCGGCCGGGTGCACGCCGCCGACGGCCCGCACCTGTACACGGTGGACGCCGCCGACGGCACCGAGCGCTGGCGGCACTCGCTGGACGGCTGGGTGTACGCGCTGGACGCCGCCGACGGCGTGCTGTGCTGCGGGGTGCGCGGCGGCGGCGTGCAGCTGCGCGCGGCGGCCACCGGCGCCGAGCTGTGGCGGGCCGACGACGCCCAGCAGGAGTACGAGAACCCGCAGTCCGGCCCGGCGCTGGTCGGCGGCGCCGCCTACTACCAGGGCGGCGGCCGGCTGCACTGCGTCGACCCGCGCGGCGGCGGGGTGCGCTGGTCGGTGCCGCTGGGCGGCAAGGTGCCCTCCCGGCCGGTCGAGCAGGGCGGCGTGCTGTACGTGACGTCCGGTCAGCGGGTGCACGCGCTGGACGCCGCCACCGGCGCCGAGCACTGGCGCTTCGACGCGCCGGTGGCGCTGTTCACCCCGCCCGCGGTGGACGGCCGGGCGGTGTACGTCGCCGACTACCTCGGCACCCTGTACGCGCTGGACGCCGCCACCGGGCACGGTCGCTGGCGGGCCGCCACCGCCGCCCGGCAGGGCGCCGAGCCGGCCGTGGTCGCGGACGGGACGGTGCTGCTGGGCTCCGGCGACACCCTGTTCGCCTTCGAGGCGGCCGGCGGCCGGGAGCGCTGGCGCTACACCACCCGGGGCGACCTGGTCGGCTCCCCGGCGGTAGCCGAGGGCCTGGTGCACCTGGGCAGCCGCGACCACTCGCTGCACACCCTGGAGCTGGCCACCGGCCGGCTGCGCTGGGAGCTGGGCACCAAGGGCGAGCTGACCGGCTCCCCGGTCGCGGTCGGCGGCCGGGTCTTCGTCGGCTCCAAGGACCGCTGCGTGTACGCGCTGGACTCCTTCTACGGCACCGCCGTCCCGCAGTAG
- a CDS encoding TetR family transcriptional regulator produces MTGQVRTVDGRVAGRRGQETRQKLLDCLREMLSTSPYRDVKVIDVARMAGTSPATFYQYFPDVEGAVLEIAEEMAEDSGGLKELVDGKSWAGKSGFTTSEELVDGFLAFWRKNDAILRVVTLGAAEGDKRFFKIRMKVLNSVAAPLAEAVRNNQGKTDKSVEPSAVAGALVSLLAAAAEHGKAFTSWGVKVKDLKPNLALQVYLGVTGKKPPK; encoded by the coding sequence ATGACAGGACAAGTTCGCACCGTCGACGGTCGCGTCGCCGGGCGGCGCGGACAGGAGACGCGGCAGAAGCTGCTCGACTGCCTCCGCGAGATGCTCAGCACGTCGCCGTACCGGGACGTCAAGGTCATCGACGTCGCCCGTATGGCGGGTACCTCCCCCGCGACCTTCTACCAGTACTTCCCGGATGTCGAGGGCGCCGTCCTTGAGATCGCCGAGGAAATGGCCGAGGACAGCGGCGGGCTCAAAGAGCTCGTCGATGGAAAGTCCTGGGCGGGAAAGTCCGGCTTCACCACTTCCGAAGAACTGGTGGACGGATTCCTCGCCTTCTGGCGCAAGAATGACGCCATTCTCCGAGTGGTCACGCTCGGTGCTGCCGAAGGGGACAAGCGGTTCTTCAAGATCCGCATGAAGGTCCTCAACTCGGTGGCGGCCCCGCTCGCCGAAGCGGTGCGCAACAACCAGGGCAAGACCGACAAGTCGGTCGAACCGTCGGCGGTCGCCGGCGCCCTGGTGTCGTTGCTGGCCGCGGCGGCCGAGCACGGCAAGGCGTTCACTTCGTGGGGCGTGAAGGTCAAGGACCTCAAGCCCAACCTGGCGCTCCAGGTGTACCTGGGAGTCACCGGAAAGAAGCCGCCGAAGTAA
- a CDS encoding beta-ketoacyl-ACP synthase III, with amino-acid sequence MTASRIMALGHHQPPKVLSNDDLSALVDTDDEWIRSRVGIRTRHIAEDETLVDLAVGAAEKALANAGVTADRIDLVAVATCTAVERSPNTAAAVAARLGIPAPAAYELNTACSGFSYALATADHAIRAGAATRALVVGVERMSDIIDWTDRTTCVIFGDGAGAAVLEAVPDERAGVGPVVWGSEPEKGEAVAISGWKPVISQQGQTVFRWATTQVAPLARKACEKAGIEPSELRGFVAHQANLRIIDAIAGKLGLAEDAVVARDVVDSGNTSAASIPLALSKLVERGELHTGDPVLLFGFGGGLAYAGQVVRCP; translated from the coding sequence ATGACCGCCTCCCGCATCATGGCGCTGGGCCACCACCAGCCGCCGAAGGTCCTGAGCAACGACGATCTCTCGGCGCTGGTCGACACCGACGACGAGTGGATCCGCTCCCGGGTCGGCATCCGCACCCGGCACATCGCGGAGGACGAGACCCTGGTCGACCTCGCGGTGGGCGCCGCCGAGAAGGCGCTGGCCAACGCGGGCGTGACGGCCGACCGGATCGACCTGGTCGCCGTCGCCACCTGCACCGCCGTCGAGCGCAGCCCCAACACCGCCGCCGCCGTCGCCGCCCGGCTGGGCATCCCGGCCCCCGCCGCGTACGAGCTGAACACCGCCTGCTCGGGCTTCTCGTACGCGCTGGCCACCGCCGACCACGCGATCCGGGCCGGTGCCGCGACCCGGGCGCTGGTGGTCGGCGTGGAGCGGATGTCCGACATCATCGACTGGACCGACCGCACCACCTGCGTGATCTTCGGCGACGGCGCGGGCGCCGCGGTGCTGGAGGCCGTCCCGGACGAGCGGGCCGGCGTCGGCCCGGTGGTCTGGGGCTCCGAGCCGGAGAAGGGCGAGGCGGTGGCGATCAGCGGCTGGAAGCCGGTGATCAGCCAGCAGGGCCAGACGGTCTTCCGCTGGGCCACCACCCAGGTCGCCCCGCTGGCCCGCAAGGCGTGCGAGAAGGCCGGGATCGAGCCGTCCGAGCTGCGCGGCTTCGTCGCCCACCAGGCCAACCTGCGGATCATCGACGCCATCGCCGGCAAGCTCGGCCTGGCCGAGGACGCGGTGGTCGCCCGCGACGTGGTCGACTCCGGCAACACCTCCGCCGCCTCCATCCCGCTCGCCCTCTCCAAGCTGGTCGAGCGCGGCGAGCTGCACACCGGCGACCCGGTGCTGCTGTTCGGCTTCGGCGGCGGCCTGGCCTACGCCGGGCAGGTCGTGCGCTGCCCCTGA
- a CDS encoding L,D-transpeptidase family protein, with product MSGSHRVSSHRRPAAAPSGRDEAEQPQGRAAARRSRRKPKQRRVRKLTVGTATLLALAAGWFSVGPGRGFQSETASAAPDHAPEVVPMQAADAGQHTEAPAADRSDRERITAIPGIGADWMAKVPAETRQLLVASGQGKDSSDNTVTLWTRGDDGSWQAGQTWPAHNAYKGWTADHRSGDLRSPIGLFSLTDAGGRKADPGSKLPYDENKNFVMAGRGFNNEPLAGSFDYVVAINYNRVEGKSPLDTTYPEGAAKGGGIWLHLDHGGPTHGCVSLTEDHMVELIRTLDPALHPMIMMGDAQSLAA from the coding sequence ATGTCCGGTTCCCATCGCGTCTCCTCGCACCGCCGCCCGGCCGCCGCGCCGTCCGGCCGGGACGAGGCCGAGCAGCCCCAGGGCCGAGCCGCCGCCCGCCGCAGCCGCCGCAAACCGAAGCAGCGCCGGGTCCGCAAGCTCACCGTCGGCACCGCGACCCTGCTGGCCCTCGCGGCCGGCTGGTTCAGCGTCGGCCCGGGCCGGGGCTTCCAGAGCGAGACCGCCAGCGCCGCCCCCGACCACGCGCCCGAGGTCGTCCCGATGCAGGCCGCCGACGCCGGGCAGCACACCGAGGCCCCCGCCGCGGACCGCTCCGACCGGGAGCGGATCACCGCCATCCCGGGCATCGGCGCCGACTGGATGGCCAAGGTCCCCGCCGAGACCCGCCAGCTGCTGGTCGCCAGCGGCCAGGGCAAGGACTCCTCGGACAACACCGTCACGCTGTGGACCCGCGGCGACGACGGCAGCTGGCAGGCCGGCCAGACCTGGCCCGCCCACAACGCCTACAAGGGCTGGACCGCCGACCACCGCTCCGGCGACCTGCGCAGCCCGATCGGCCTGTTCTCGCTCACCGACGCCGGCGGCCGCAAGGCCGACCCCGGCTCCAAGCTGCCCTACGACGAGAACAAGAACTTCGTGATGGCCGGACGCGGCTTCAACAACGAACCGCTGGCCGGCTCCTTCGACTACGTGGTGGCGATCAACTACAACCGGGTGGAGGGCAAGTCCCCGCTCGACACCACCTACCCGGAGGGCGCGGCCAAGGGCGGCGGCATCTGGCTGCACCTCGACCACGGCGGCCCCACCCACGGCTGCGTCTCGCTGACCGAGGACCACATGGTCGAGCTGATCAGGACCCTGGACCCGGCGCTGCACCCGATGATCATGATGGGTGACGCCCAGTCGCTGGCCGCCTGA